One genomic window of Pelmatolapia mariae isolate MD_Pm_ZW linkage group LG5, Pm_UMD_F_2, whole genome shotgun sequence includes the following:
- the myorg gene encoding myogenesis-regulating glycosidase produces MYQVVPGGAGGTITDVIPKQKLSKDTRPLVGAGVIGLVLVIAAVTAWCYYIASLRKAELLKTELLDLNKDGYIIRNQGGSIVFRMDFRSGTLDLDSCSKEGEILSCVRTTDRKLIFFIETVRPKDTVQCYRVRWEEVVPDIPVEHAMTYKFAHWYGGAVSAVQHWPISISGQQAPKPFVTSDIYSNRDEFGGILESYWLSSNATAIKINNSVPFHLGWNDTEKTMYFQARYNDSSFKPNPGEMPCAELSYRVCVGSDVTSIHKYMVRRYFNKPNKVPAEVMFRHPSWSTWALHKTDIDQEKLLTYAANIRKYNFNCSQIELDDGYSRHYGDFEFDPVKFPNASAMFHKLKSDDFMVSLWIHPFVNHDSENFHTCVERGLFVREPTGQLSALVRWWNGIGGILDFTNPETRDWFASQLRSLRSRYGVSSFKFEAGEANYLPWKFKTLESIRDPSIFTRRYTEMASLYNDRAEARSGYQSQNISCFFRPIDRDSVWGYELGLKSVIPAVLTISILGYQFILPDMIGGNAYVNRTYGNRGLPDRELYIRWLELSAFMPSMQFSIPPWEYGDDVVEIARKYTALHESLVAPRVLELASEVLSTGDPIIRPVWWIATGDETAYKIDSQFLIGDDLMVAPVLEPGKQERDIYLPAGHWRSYKGERFDIKEPLHLTDYPVDLDEIAYFLWV; encoded by the exons ATGTACCAAGTGGTGCCAGGTGGAGCGGGGGGCACAATTACAGATGTTATCCCCAAGCAGAAACTCAGCAAGGACACTCGACCCTTAGTTGGAGCTGGAGTAATCGGGTTAGTGCTGGTGATTGCAGCTGTGACTGCGTGGTGTTACTACATAGCCTCTTTGCGCAAAGCAGAACTGCTTAAGACTGAGCTGCTGGATCTGAATAAAGATGGCTACATCATCCGAAACCAGGGAGGGTCTATCGTTTTCAGAATGGATTTCAG GTCAGGAACCCTTGATTTAGATTCCTGCTCTAAAGAAGGTGAGATTCTGAGCTGCGTCCGCACCACAGacagaaaactgatttttttcattgAGACAGTACGGCCCAAGGATACTGTCCAATGCTACCGTGTGCGCTGGGAGGAAGTGGTTCCTGACATTCCCGTAGAGCATGCAATGACATACAAGTTTGCACACTGGTATGGAGGCGCAGTGTCAGCAGTTCAGCACTGGCCTATTTCTATTTCTGGCCAACAGGCTCCAAAACCATTTGTTACTAGTGACATCTACTCGAATCGTGATGAGTTCGGTGGAATTTTAGAGAGTTACTGGCTTTCATCTAATGCCACTGCCATCAAGATCAATAACTCTGTGCCCTTCCATTTGGGTTGGAATGACACAGAGAAGACCATGTACTTCCAAGCACGGTATAATGATAGTTCCTTTAAGCCAAACCCAGGGGAGATGCCATGTGCGGAACTTAGCTACAGAGTTTGTGTGGGATCGGATGTAACATCCATACACAAGTACATGGTCCGCAGATACTTCAACAAGCCAAACAAAGTGCCTGCCGAAGTTATGTTTCGCCATCCCAGTTGGTCAACATGGGCATTACATAAAACTGACATTGACCAAGAAAAGCTTTTGACATATGCTGCGAACATTCGCAAGTATAACTTCAATTGTAGCCAAATAGAACTAGATGATGGCTATTCCCGCCACTATGGGGACTTTGAGTTTGACCCAGTTAAGTTCCCCAATGCCTCTGCTATGTTTCATAAGCTGAAATCAGATGATTTTATGGTGTCTCTCTGGATTCACCCTTTTGTTAATCATGATTCAGAAAACTTCCATACCTGTGTAGAGAGGGGATTGTTTGTCCGAGAGCCTACAGGTCAACTGTCAGCCTTAGTGCGTTGGTGGAATGGGATTGGTGGCATCTTGGATTTCACAAACCCTGAAACCCGTGATTGGTTTGCCTCCCAGTTACGTTCACTGCGATCCAGGTATGGGGTGTCCTCTTTTAAATTTGAGGCAGGAGAGGCTAACTACTTACCATGGAAATTTAAGACTTTGGAATCCATTCGAGACCCGAGTATTTTCACAAGACGTTACACAGAAATGGCAAGCCTGTACAATGACAGAGCTGAGGCGCGCAGTGGTTACCAGTCCCAGAACATATCCTGCTTTTTCAGACCAATTGACAGAGACTCAGTTTGGGGCTATGAGTTGGGTCTCAAATCTGTTATTCCTGCAGTGCTCACCATCAGCATTCTGGGCTACCAGTTCATTTTACCAGATATGATTGGAGGGAACGCGTATGTGAACCGCACGTATGGAAATCGTGGATTACCTGACCGAGAACTTTATATCCGCTGGTTGGAGCTATCAGCCTTCATGCCCTCTATGCAGTTTTCTATTCCACCGTGGGAGTACGGCGATGATGTAGTTGAAATTGCTCGGAAATACACTGCCCTCCATGAAAGTCTTGTGGCACCAAGGGTCCTGGAGCTGGCCAGCGAGGTGCTGAGCACTGGGGACCCAATCATACGTCCAGTGTGGTGGATTGCCACAGGTGATGAGACAGCCTATAAAATTGACTCCCAGTTCCTGATTGGGGATGACCTCATGGTAGCCCCAGTTTTAGAGCCTGGAAAGCAAGAGAGAGACATCTACCTCCCAGCTGGCCATTGGAGAAGCTACAAGGGGGAGAGATTTGATATCAAGGAACCACTGCACCTCACAGACTATCCTGTAGACCTGGATGAAATTGCCTATTTTCTTTGGGTGTAG